In a single window of the Hirundo rustica isolate bHirRus1 chromosome 7, bHirRus1.pri.v3, whole genome shotgun sequence genome:
- the RPL37A gene encoding large ribosomal subunit protein eL43, whose amino-acid sequence MAKRTKKVGIVGKYGTRYGASLRKMVKKIEISQHAKYTCSFCGKTKMKRKAVGIWHCGSCMKTVAGGAWTYNTTSAVTVKSAIRRLKELKDQ is encoded by the exons ATG GCCAAGCGCACCAAGAAGGTCGGGATCGTGGGTAAATATGGGACCCGTTACGGTGCATCCCTCAGGAAAATGGTGAAGAAGATTGAAATCAGCCAACATGCCAAGTATACTTGCTCCTTCTGTGGCAAG ACCAAAATGAAGAGGAAGGCTGTGGGTATCTGGCACTGTGGATCCTGCATGAAGACAGTTGCTGGTGGTGCCTGGACTTACAA TACCACCTCTGCGGTGACAGTCAAATCTGCCATCAGAAGACTGAAGGAACTGAAGGACCAGTAG